In the Moraxella osloensis genome, one interval contains:
- a CDS encoding cyclic nucleotide-binding domain-containing protein has product MDNPLFEYLKNSPIFSRLDPYMFQVVENSLHFKQLSPQEVLFTEGEHGDFMAFLLIGELSVIKYSPSGAEVKVGEIRAGESTGEMALLDLLTRSATIKAASLCALVTLSRADFERLLSDYPRIGVEMLRGLAIILSLNLRRTSEHLTRAVNA; this is encoded by the coding sequence ATGGATAATCCACTTTTTGAATATTTAAAAAATAGCCCAATTTTTAGCCGTCTTGATCCTTATATGTTTCAAGTGGTCGAAAACTCACTACATTTTAAACAGTTGAGTCCGCAAGAAGTCTTATTTACGGAAGGCGAGCATGGCGATTTTATGGCGTTTTTGCTGATTGGGGAGCTATCAGTTATTAAATACAGCCCTTCAGGGGCAGAAGTCAAAGTCGGGGAGATTCGGGCGGGCGAAAGTACCGGTGAAATGGCACTGTTAGATTTACTAACTCGCTCCGCCACCATTAAAGCCGCCAGCCTGTGTGCGCTTGTCACCTTGTCTCGAGCTGACTTTGAGCGACTGTTATCAGATTATCCTCGTATCGGTGTTGAGATGCTGCGTGGCTTAGCGATTATCTTGAGCCTTAATCTTCGCCGTACTTCTGAACATTTGACCCGCGCGGTAAATGCTTAA
- a CDS encoding IS30 family transposase, with product MLESRKEGFSARKFAELIKRHPSTIYRELKRNSINDVYQAQYASDNTFARRRRGHRKLKIDSILWKFIVEAIRCLWSPQQIAKRLKTFPDLDQTMNVSHTTIYSTIRALPKGELKKDLLSCLRHENKKRKANGEPKKDSILQDIKTIHERPAEVQERKIPGHWEADLIKGKDNKSSIATLIERNTRLCILATLPDAKAESVRKALTEALKYLPAELRKTLTYDRGREMAEHKILEEDLGIDVYFCDPHSPWQKGTCENMNGLIRQYLPKGIDLNQADQHYLNQVAMSLNTRPRKALDWLTPLEKFAQLVDYHKTFQTVAPHV from the coding sequence ATGCTTGAGTCAAGAAAAGAAGGCTTTTCAGCCAGAAAATTTGCTGAACTCATTAAAAGACATCCTAGTACGATCTATCGTGAGCTTAAAAGAAATAGCATCAATGACGTTTATCAAGCTCAATATGCTTCTGATAACACCTTCGCTAGACGTAGACGTGGTCACAGAAAACTCAAAATCGATTCAATCCTCTGGAAATTTATTGTTGAAGCGATCCGTTGTTTATGGTCTCCTCAGCAAATAGCAAAACGTTTAAAGACATTTCCTGATTTGGATCAAACAATGAATGTAAGCCATACAACGATTTATTCAACGATACGAGCATTACCAAAGGGTGAGTTGAAAAAAGACTTATTATCCTGTCTGCGTCATGAAAATAAAAAGCGAAAAGCTAACGGTGAACCTAAAAAAGATTCTATATTACAGGATATTAAAACTATTCATGAGCGCCCAGCCGAAGTTCAAGAAAGAAAAATACCGGGTCATTGGGAAGCTGATTTAATTAAAGGTAAAGACAATAAAAGTTCGATAGCAACACTTATTGAACGAAATACACGGCTCTGTATCTTGGCAACATTACCTGATGCAAAGGCAGAATCAGTGCGCAAGGCTTTAACTGAAGCTCTGAAATATTTACCTGCAGAACTGCGTAAAACGTTGACCTATGACCGTGGACGCGAGATGGCAGAACATAAAATACTTGAAGAAGATTTAGGCATAGATGTATATTTCTGTGACCCACATTCACCCTGGCAAAAAGGCACATGCGAAAATATGAATGGTTTAATTAGGCAATATTTACCTAAAGGGATTGATTTAAATCAGGCAGATCAGCATTATTTAAATCAAGTTGCCATGTCACTGAATACTCGTCCTAGAAAAGCGTTAGATTGGCTTACACCATTAGAGAAATTTGCTCAGCTTGTTGATTATCATAAGACTTTTCAAACTGTCGCACCTCATGTTTGA
- a CDS encoding tyrosine recombinase XerC, with product MTTSRILSQGKNSQGKNQHSRVGKSASDDLSNLPTQLTPHAAAPMFNTADQALVDRWLAELSSNRYSTATIKSYRQALQPFLPYCYEQHTELCHITRQQLSDFLIRRLDVDKISKSSSQYELTVLRQLYKWLIAQQLMTLNPTTTIRLKRAPRPLPTLLDIDVLSQLLDQAAPEDSHEARLWMRDKAMLELLYGSGLRVGELVGLNMSDIDKSQRLLRVLGKGGKTRIVPIGEKAWQALINYLPHRSLWVEEQDPAVFVSERYGTRISTRTVQLRIKLQSKRAGIAQDLYPHLLRHCFASHILSDSGDLRGVQELLGHSDISTTQIYTHLDFGHLSQVYDKAHPRSRR from the coding sequence ATGACAACTAGCCGTATCCTAAGTCAAGGGAAAAATAGTCAAGGGAAAAATCAGCACAGCCGTGTAGGCAAATCAGCAAGCGATGATTTATCTAATTTGCCCACGCAGTTAACGCCGCATGCGGCAGCGCCTATGTTCAATACCGCTGACCAAGCTTTGGTAGATCGTTGGCTTGCTGAGCTAAGTAGTAACCGTTATAGTACGGCGACTATTAAAAGCTACCGCCAAGCGCTACAGCCTTTTTTGCCATATTGCTATGAGCAACATACCGAGCTTTGTCACATCACCCGTCAGCAGTTGTCAGACTTCCTAATTCGCCGATTGGATGTCGATAAAATATCCAAATCCAGTAGTCAATATGAACTGACCGTGTTGCGTCAACTTTATAAATGGTTGATTGCTCAGCAGCTGATGACGCTAAATCCCACCACAACCATACGTCTCAAACGCGCCCCGAGACCCTTGCCCACATTACTCGATATAGACGTATTATCCCAGTTATTAGACCAAGCTGCGCCAGAAGATAGCCATGAAGCGCGGTTATGGATGCGCGATAAAGCCATGCTAGAATTACTGTATGGCAGTGGTTTACGGGTCGGCGAGCTCGTGGGACTTAATATGTCTGACATTGACAAATCACAGCGGCTGTTACGAGTACTGGGTAAAGGCGGAAAAACGCGCATCGTACCGATTGGCGAAAAAGCATGGCAAGCACTCATCAACTATTTGCCGCATCGCTCGCTGTGGGTGGAGGAGCAAGACCCTGCGGTATTTGTCAGTGAGCGTTATGGGACGCGTATCTCAACACGCACCGTGCAGCTACGTATCAAGCTACAGTCCAAACGTGCCGGTATCGCACAAGATTTATACCCGCATTTACTGAGACACTGTTTTGCGTCACATATTTTAAGTGATAGTGGTGATTTGCGTGGCGTTCAAGAATTGCTAGGACACAGTGATATCAGTACCACACAGATTTATACCCATTTGGATTTTGGGCATCTATCGCAAGTGTATGACAAAGCGCATCCCCGCTCACGGCGATAG